A window from Canis lupus familiaris isolate Mischka breed German Shepherd chromosome 18, alternate assembly UU_Cfam_GSD_1.0, whole genome shotgun sequence encodes these proteins:
- the RBM14 gene encoding RNA-binding protein 4 isoform X5, translating to MVKLFIGNLPREATEQEIRSLFEQYGKVLECDIIKNYGFVHIEDKTAAEDAIRNLHHYKLHGVNINVEASKNKSKTSTKLHVGNISPTCTNKELRAKFEEYGPVIECDIVKDYAFVHMERAEDAVEAIRGLDNTEFQGIYSFEFCSLSTTKNEPENTW from the exons ATGGTTAAGCTGTTCATTGGAAACCTGCCCCGGGAGGCCACAGAGCAGGAGATCCGCTCACTCTTCGAGCAGTATGGAAAGGTGCTGGAGTGTGACATCATTAAGAACTACGGCTTTGTGCACATAGAGGACAAGACAGCAGCCGAGGATGCCATTCGCAACCTGCACCACTACAAGCTGCACGGGGTGAACATCAACGTGGAAGCCAGCAAGAATAAGAGCAAAACCTCCACAAAGTTACATGTGGGCAACATCAGTCCCACCTGTACCAACAAAGAGCTTCGGGCCAAGTTTGAGGAGTATGGTCCAGTCATCGAATGTGACATCGTGAAAGATTATGCCTTCGTGCACATGGAGCGGGCAGAGGATGCAGTGGAGGCCATCAGGGGCCTTGACAACACAGAGTTTCAAG GCATCTACTCATTTGAATTTTGTAGTTTGAGCACTACTAAGAATGAACCAGAAAATACTTGGTAA
- the RBM14 gene encoding RNA-binding protein 4 isoform X9, with translation MVKLFIGNLPREATEQEIRSLFEQYGKVLECDIIKNYGFVHIEDKTAAEDAIRNLHHYKLHGVNINVEASKNKSKTSTKLHVGNISPTCTNKELRAKFEEYGPVIECDIVKDYAFVHMERAEDAVEAIRGLDNTEFQGGMCVG, from the exons ATGGTTAAGCTGTTCATTGGAAACCTGCCCCGGGAGGCCACAGAGCAGGAGATCCGCTCACTCTTCGAGCAGTATGGAAAGGTGCTGGAGTGTGACATCATTAAGAACTACGGCTTTGTGCACATAGAGGACAAGACAGCAGCCGAGGATGCCATTCGCAACCTGCACCACTACAAGCTGCACGGGGTGAACATCAACGTGGAAGCCAGCAAGAATAAGAGCAAAACCTCCACAAAGTTACATGTGGGCAACATCAGTCCCACCTGTACCAACAAAGAGCTTCGGGCCAAGTTTGAGGAGTATGGTCCAGTCATCGAATGTGACATCGTGAAAGATTATGCCTTCGTGCACATGGAGCGGGCAGAGGATGCAGTGGAGGCCATCAGGGGCCTTGACAACACAGAGTTTCAAG GTGGGATGTGTGTGGGCTGA
- the RBM14 gene encoding RNA-binding protein 4 isoform X8, which translates to MVKLFIGNLPREATEQEIRSLFEQYGKVLECDIIKNYGFVHIEDKTAAEDAIRNLHHYKLHGVNINVEASKNKSKTSTKLHVGNISPTCTNKELRAKFEEYGPVIECDIVKDYAFVHMERAEDAVEAIRGLDNTEFQDLSSYGKSGSREG; encoded by the exons ATGGTTAAGCTGTTCATTGGAAACCTGCCCCGGGAGGCCACAGAGCAGGAGATCCGCTCACTCTTCGAGCAGTATGGAAAGGTGCTGGAGTGTGACATCATTAAGAACTACGGCTTTGTGCACATAGAGGACAAGACAGCAGCCGAGGATGCCATTCGCAACCTGCACCACTACAAGCTGCACGGGGTGAACATCAACGTGGAAGCCAGCAAGAATAAGAGCAAAACCTCCACAAAGTTACATGTGGGCAACATCAGTCCCACCTGTACCAACAAAGAGCTTCGGGCCAAGTTTGAGGAGTATGGTCCAGTCATCGAATGTGACATCGTGAAAGATTATGCCTTCGTGCACATGGAGCGGGCAGAGGATGCAGTGGAGGCCATCAGGGGCCTTGACAACACAGAGTTTCAAG ATCTGAGCTCCTATGGCAAGAGTGGCAGTCGGGAAGGGTGA
- the RBM14 gene encoding RNA-binding protein 4 isoform X4, translated as MVKLFIGNLPREATEQEIRSLFEQYGKVLECDIIKNYGFVHIEDKTAAEDAIRNLHHYKLHGVNINVEASKNKSKTSTKLHVGNISPTCTNKELRAKFEEYGPVIECDIVKDYAFVHMERAEDAVEAIRGLDNTEFQGPVFFCLHRDFSNEESSGVCQG; from the exons ATGGTTAAGCTGTTCATTGGAAACCTGCCCCGGGAGGCCACAGAGCAGGAGATCCGCTCACTCTTCGAGCAGTATGGAAAGGTGCTGGAGTGTGACATCATTAAGAACTACGGCTTTGTGCACATAGAGGACAAGACAGCAGCCGAGGATGCCATTCGCAACCTGCACCACTACAAGCTGCACGGGGTGAACATCAACGTGGAAGCCAGCAAGAATAAGAGCAAAACCTCCACAAAGTTACATGTGGGCAACATCAGTCCCACCTGTACCAACAAAGAGCTTCGGGCCAAGTTTGAGGAGTATGGTCCAGTCATCGAATGTGACATCGTGAAAGATTATGCCTTCGTGCACATGGAGCGGGCAGAGGATGCAGTGGAGGCCATCAGGGGCCTTGACAACACAGAGTTTCAAG GACCCGTATTCTTCTGCTTACATCGCGACTTTTCCAATGAAGAGAGTTCTGGAGTCTGCCAAGGCTGA
- the RBM14 gene encoding RNA-binding protein 14 isoform X2 encodes MEKEADAKAAIAQLNGKEVKGKRINVELSTKGQKKGPGLAIQSGDKTKKPGAGDTAFPGTGGFSATFDYQQAFGNSTGGFDGQARQPTPPFFGRDRSPLRRSPPRASYVAPLTAQPATYRAQPSVSLGAAYRAQPSASLGVGYRTQPMTAQAASYRAQPSVSLGAPYRGQLASPSSQSAAASSLGPYGGAQPSASALSSYGGQPAAASSLNSYGAQGSSLASYGNQPSSYGAQAASSYGVRAAASSYNTQGAASSLGSYGAQAASYGAQSAASSLAYGAQAASYNAQPSASYNAQSAPYAAQQAASYSSQPAAYVAQPATAAAYASQPAAYAAQATTPMAGSYGAQPVVQTQLNSYGAQASMGLSGSYGAQSAAAATGSYGAAAAYGAQPSATLAAPYRTQSSASLAASYAAQQHPQAAASYRGQPGNAYDGAGQPSAAYLSMSQGAVANANSTPPPYERTRLSPPRASYDDPYKKAVAMSKRYGSDRRLAELSDYRRLSESQLSFRRSPTKSSLDYRRLPDAHSDYARYSGSYNDYLRAAQMHSGYQRRM; translated from the exons ATGGAGAAGGAAGCAGATGCCAAAGCCGCCATCGCGCAGCTCAACGGCAAAGAAGTGAAGGGCAAGCGCATCAACGTGGAACTCTCAACCAAGGGTCAGAAGAAGGGGCCTGGCCTGGCTATCCAGTCTGGGGACAAGACCAAGAAACCAGGGGCTGGGGATACGGCATTCCCTGGAACTGGTGGCTTCTCTGCCACCTTCGACTACCAGCAGGCTTTTGGCAACAGCACTGGTGGCTTTGATGGGCAAGCCCGTCAGCCCACACCACCCTTCTTTGGTCGCGACCGCAGCCCCCTGCGCCGTTCACCTCCCCGAGCCTCCTATGTGGCTCCTCTGACGGCCCAGCCAGCCACCTACCGGGCCCAGCCCTCAGTGTCACTGGGAGCTGCCTACAGGGCCCAGCCTTCTGCCTCTTTGGGTGTCGGCTATCGGACTCAGCCCATGACAGCCCAGGCAGCCTCTTACCGCGCTCAGCCCTCTGTCTCCCTTGGGGCTCCATACAGGGGCCAGCTGGCTAGCCCTAGCTCCCAGTCTGCTGCAGCTTCCTCGCTTGGTCCATATGGTGGAGCCCAGCCCTCAGCCTCAGCTCTCTCCTCCTATGGGGGTCAGCCAGCTGCGGCTTCCTCGCTCAACTCCTATGGGGCTCAGGGTTCCTCCCTTGCCTCCTATGGTAACCAGCCATCATCTTATGGCGCGCAGGCTGCCTCTTCCTATGGGGTTCGTGCGGCTGCCTCCTCCTACAACACCCAGGGAGCAGCTTCCTCCCTAGGCTCTTATGGGGCCCAGGCAGCCTCCTATGGGGCCCAGTCTGCAGCCTCCTCACTAGCTTATGGGGCCCAGGCAGCTTCTTACAATGCCCAGCCCTCGGCCTCTTACAATGCCCAGTCTGCCCCATATGCTGCACAACAGGCTGCTTCTTACTCTTCCCAGCCGGCTGCCTATGTGGCACAGCCAGCTACAGCTGCTGCCTATGCCAGCCAACCAGCCGCCTATGCTGCACAAGCCACTACCCCGATGGCTGGCTCCTATGGGGCCCAGCCGGTTGTTCAGACCCAGCTGAATAGTTATGGGGCTCAAGCATCAATGGGCCTGTCAGGCTCCTATGGGGCTCAGTCAGCTGCTGCGGCCACTGGCTCCTATGGTGCTGCAGCTGCCTACGGGGCCCAGCCTTCTGCCACCCTGGCAGCTCCATACCGCACTCAGTCGTCAGCCTCATTGGCTGCTTCCTATGCTGCCCAGCAGCATCCCCAGGCTGCTGCCTCCTACCGTGGCCAGCCGGGCAATGCCTACGATGGGGCAGGTCAGCCGTCTGCAGCCTACCTGTCCATGTCCCAGGGGGCCGTTGCCAACGCCAACAGCACCCCGCCGCCCTATGAGCGTAcccgcctctccccaccccgGGCCAGCTACGACGATCCCTACAAAAAGGCTGTCGCCATGTCGAAAAG GTATGGTTCCGACCGGCGTTTAGCCGAGCTCTCTGATTACCGCCGTTTATCAGAGTCGCAGCTTTCGTTCCGCCGCTCGCCGACAAAGTCCTCGCTGGATTACCGTCGCCTGCCCGATGCCCATTCCGATTACGCACGCTATTCGGGCTCCTATAATGATTACCTGCGGGCAGCTCAGATGCACTCTGGCTACCAGCGCCGCATGTAG
- the RBM14 gene encoding RNA-binding protein 4 isoform X3 yields the protein MVKLFIGNLPREATEQEIRSLFEQYGKVLECDIIKNYGFVHIEDKTAAEDAIRNLHHYKLHGVNINVEASKNKSKTSTKLHVGNISPTCTNKELRAKFEEYGPVIECDIVKDYAFVHMERAEDAVEAIRGLDNTEFQGKRMHVQLSTSRLRTAPGMGDQSGCYRCGKEGHWSKECPIDRSGRVADFTEQYNEQYGAVRTPYTMSYGDSLYYNNAYGALDAYYKRCRAARSYEAVAAAAASAYNYAEQTLSQLPQVQNTAMASHLTSTSLDPYDRHLLPTSGAAAATAAAAAAAAAAVTAASTSYYGRDRSPLRRATAPVPTVGEGYGYGHESELSQASAAARNSLYDMARYEREQYADRARYSAF from the exons ATGGTTAAGCTGTTCATTGGAAACCTGCCCCGGGAGGCCACAGAGCAGGAGATCCGCTCACTCTTCGAGCAGTATGGAAAGGTGCTGGAGTGTGACATCATTAAGAACTACGGCTTTGTGCACATAGAGGACAAGACAGCAGCCGAGGATGCCATTCGCAACCTGCACCACTACAAGCTGCACGGGGTGAACATCAACGTGGAAGCCAGCAAGAATAAGAGCAAAACCTCCACAAAGTTACATGTGGGCAACATCAGTCCCACCTGTACCAACAAAGAGCTTCGGGCCAAGTTTGAGGAGTATGGTCCAGTCATCGAATGTGACATCGTGAAAGATTATGCCTTCGTGCACATGGAGCGGGCAGAGGATGCAGTGGAGGCCATCAGGGGCCTTGACAACACAGAGTTTCAAG GCAAACGAATGCACGTGCAGTTGTCCACCAGCCGGCTTAGGACTGCGCCCGGGATGGGAGACCAGAGCGGCTGCTATCGGTGCGGGAAAGAGGGGCACTGGTCCAAAGAGTGTCCGATAGATCGTTCGGGCCGAGTGGCAGACTTTACCGAGCAATATAATGAGCAATATGGAGCAGTGCGTACACCTTACACCATGAGCTATGGGGATTCGTTGTATTACAACAACGCGTACGGAGCGCTCGATGCCTACTACAAGCGCTGCCGTGCTGCCCGGTCCTATGAGGCAGTGGCGGCTGCAGCTGCCTCTGCGTATAATTACGCAGAGCAGACCCTGTCCCAGCTGCCACAAGTCCAGAACACAGCCATGGCCAGTCACCTCACCTCCACCTCTCTCGATCCCTACGATAGACACCTGTTGCCGACctcaggagctgctgctgctacagctgctgctgctgcagcagcCGCTGCTGCTGTTACTGCAGCTTCCACTTCATATTACGGGCGGGATCGGAGCCCCCTGCGTCGCGCTACAGCCCCAGTCCCCACTGTTGGAGAGGGCTACGGTTACGGGCATGAGAGTGAGTTGTCCCAAGCTTCGGCGGCCGCGCGGAATTCCCTGTACGACATGGCCCGGTATGAGCGGGAGCAGTATGCGGATCGGGCGCGGTATTCAGCCTTTTAA